One Struthio camelus isolate bStrCam1 chromosome 10, bStrCam1.hap1, whole genome shotgun sequence genomic region harbors:
- the LOC138068392 gene encoding protein maestro-like has product MAMRGVGNMASGAPTKLRRHRAAVMEVLCRGLEDAASTEVAAECLLALTKVLGRLKTRAMGSALEDISRSTRAFLGAEEEVLRFSAFALYGTLASSALGRRGGGPFSAEKWRRHFPASCCTSGAQPQPSPVRARSLCTSVPRFWGQRGCSNASLQVPG; this is encoded by the exons ATGGCCATGAGAGGCGTGGGCAACATGGCCAGTGGAGCACCCACAAAG ctgcggaggcacagggcggccgtgatggaggtgctgtgcaggggcctggaggacgCGGCCAGCACGGAGGTGGCTGCCGAGTGCCTGCTGGCACTGACGAAGGTACTGGGGCGGCTGAAGACGAGGGCCATGGGCTCGGCCTTGGAAGACATCTCCAGGTCCACCCGGGCGTTCCTGGGGGCG gaggaagaggtccTGCGCTTCTCAGCCTTTGCCCTCTACGGCACCCTGGCCTCGTCTgccttggggaggaggggaggaggtcctttttcagcagagaagtggagGAGGCATTTCCCAGCCTCGTGCTGCACCTccggggcccagccccagccgtcTCCAGT GCGTGCAAGGTCGCTCTGCACCAGTGTGCCCCGTTTCTGGGGTCAAAGAGGGTGCAGCAACGCATCGCTGCAGGTGCCGGGCTGA